From a region of the Gossypium raimondii isolate GPD5lz chromosome 10, ASM2569854v1, whole genome shotgun sequence genome:
- the LOC105775957 gene encoding putative zinc transporter At3g08650 — protein MRFRLKHLLLCLLLAISFLECITADGQNVISQRIRAPHKNVGDTVIDGTGTEKVITSDDNDKEMNDWKGSYSKVSVSTVMLFTLAMAAATGLGAVPFFFVELDPQWAGICNGMAAGVMLAASFDLIQEGQEHGAGTWVVIGILAGGIFILLCKKLLEQYGEVSMLDIKGAEATKVVLVIGIMTLHSFGEGSGVGVSFAGSKGFTQGLLVTLAIAVHNIPEGLAVSMVLASRGVSPQNAMLWSVITSLPQPIVAVPSFICADAFNKFLPFCTGFAAGCMIWMVVAEVLPDAFKEASPTAVASAATLSVAFMEALSTLFLNFTHDYNSEDASGFFVSLLFGLGPLLGGLILVAFAVAFCLKHALLMGAASGIAFILGAWRPLQLLVFSKMGFFPLVSLLAAGAAFVHVSSSSILKIMCNKRASSNNLPSVTGFPVSVLTLQSVLACGTVAFHALAEGLALGVAAPKAYGLGRHMVVPVSLHGIPRGAAVASCIFGATESWHGSLAAAALIGFVGPISAIGAILAGIDYSGLDHVMVLACGGLIPCFVRIVGRAIRLDVRKTSCGVAIGIGFATLCLTCTKLVCLHTPYCDSAPEAVR, from the exons ATGCGGTTCAGACTCAAGCATTTGCTTCTATGTTTATTGCTCGCCATTTCTTTCCTTGAATGCATTACAGCAGatggtcaaaatgtaatttcacaaAGGATTAGAGCTCCCCATAAAAATGTTGGGGATACTGTTATAGATGGCACTGGTACAGAGAAAGTCATAACTTCTGACGATAATGACAAGGAAATGAATGACTGGAAGGGTAGTTACAGCAAAGTTTCTGTGTCCACAGTCATGCTTTTTACGTTAGCAATGGCTGCAGCAACTGGTTTAGGTGCAGTTCCGTTTTTCTTTGTGGAGCTCGATCCTCAGTGGGCTGGGATATGCAATGGAATGGCTGCTGGTGTCATGTTGGCTGCAAGCTTTGATCTCATACAGGAAGGACAGGAACATGGTGCTGGAACTTGGGTTGTGATCGGGATTTTAGCAGGTGGcattttcattttgctttgtaAAAAG TTGCTTGAACAATATGGGGAAGTAAGTATGCTGGATATAAAAGGAGCAGAAGCAACTAAAGTGGTCCTTGTCATTGGAATTATGACCCTCCATTCATTTGGAGAGGGCTCTGGTGTTGGAGTTTCATTTGCTGGCTCGAAAGGATTTACTCAAGGCCTTTTGGTAACTTTAGCCATAGCTGTTCATAACATACCAGAGGGATTGGCTGTGAGCATGGTGCTTGCATCGAGGGGCGTTTCTCCACAAAATGCAATGTTATGGAGTGTAATTACCTCCTTACCGCAG CCCATTGTAGCAGTTCCTTCTTTTATATGTGCTGATGCATTTAATAAATTCCTCCCGTTTTGTACTGGCTTTGCTGCTGGATGTATGATCTGGATGGTCGTTGCGGAGGTTCTCCCTGATGCATTTAAG gaaGCTTCACCAACTGCAGTGGCATCAGCAGCTACACTTTCAGTAGCATTCATGGAAGCACTAAGCACTCTGTTCCTGAACTTCACTCATGATTACAA TTCGGAGGATGCTTCTGGCTTCTTTGTTTCGTTACTTTTTGGTCTCGGACCTTTGCTGGGTGGCCTCATTCTTGTTGCATTTGCTGTTGCTTTCTGCCTTAAACATGCCCTTCTCATGGGTGCTGCTTCTGGCATTGCCTTCATCCTTGGTGCCTGGCGACCATTGCAACTGCTTGTATTTTCTAAAATGGGATTTTTCCCACTTGTGTCGCTACTTGCCGCAGGTGCTGCATTTGTCCATGTTTCAAGCTCCAGTATTTTGAAGATTATGTGCAACAAAAGAGCTTCTTCAAATAACCTACCATCAGTTACAGGATTTCCTGTGAGTGTTCTGACGCTTCAGTCAGTTTTAGCATGTGGAACAGTGGCTTTCCATGCGCTGGCTGAGGGCCTTGCTCTGGGAGTGGCGGCACCAAAAGCTTACGGACTTGGCCGGCACATGGTCGTCCCTGTCTCCCTTCATGGGATTCCTCGTGGTGCAGCAGTGGCCAGCTGCATCTTTGGAGCTACTGAAAGTTGGCATGGATCTCTAGCAGCAGCTGCTCTCATTGGGTTTGTTGGTCCAATATCTGCAATCGGAGCAATATTGGCAGGAATTGACTACAGTGGTCTGGACCATGTGATGGTGTTGGCTTGTGGAGGATTGATCCCATGCTTTGTTAGAATAGTTGGAAGGGCGATAAGGTTGGATGTGCGAAAAACCAGCTGTGGGGTTGCTATAGGAATTGGTTTTGCCACTCTTTGTTTAACATGCACCAAGTTAGTTTGCTTACACACACCTTACTGCGATTCTGCTCCAGAGGCTGTTAGATaa
- the LOC105775960 gene encoding KH domain-containing protein At2g38610 codes for MSGLYNSNFSPARAASPQIRTTPDVDSQYLSELLAEHQKLGPFMQVLPICSRLLNQEIFRVSGMMANQGFGDLDRLRHRSPSPMASSNLMSNVSGTGLGGWNSLTQERLSGPPGMTMDWQGAPASPSSYTVKRILRLEIPVDTYPNFNFVGRLLGPRGNSLKRVEATTGCRVYIRGKGSIKDPDKEEKLRGRPGYEHLNDPLHILIEADLPANIVDTRLRQAQEIIEELLKPVDESQDFIKRQQLRELAMLNSNFREDSPGPSGSVSPFNSSGMKRPKTGR; via the exons ATGTCAGGTCTGTATAACTCCAACTTTTCTCCTGCTAGAGCTGCTTCTCCACAGATCAGAACCACTCCAGATGTTGACAG TCAGTACTTATCAGAACTGTTGGCAGAGCATCAAAAGCTTGGACCTTTCATGCAAGTCCTTCCTATATGCAGCCGGCTGTTAAATCAAG AGATATTTCGAGTCTCAGGAATGATGGCCAACCAAGGATTTGGCGACCTTGACCGGTTGAGGCATAGAAGCCCCAGTCCCATGGCTTCTTCAAACCTTATGTCAAATGTTTCTGGCACCGGATTAGGCGGCTGGAATAGTCTTACCCAAGAG AGACTAAGTGGGCCACCTGGGATGACAATGGACTGGCAAGGTGCCCCAGCAAGCCCTAGTTCATACACTGTGAAGAGGATTTTGCGTCTTGAAATTCCTGTTGATACATATCCAAAC TTCAATTTTGTTGGACGACTTCTAGGCCCTAGAGGAAATTCATTAAAGCGGGTGGAAGCTACTACTGGCTGCCGTGTGTACATTAGAGGAAAAGGATCAATAAAGGATCCGGACAAG GAAGAGAAGCTCAGAGGTAGACCTGGATATGAGCACCTGAATGATCCGCTTCACATCTTAATCGAGGCCGATTTGCCTGCTAATATTGTTGATACACGGCTTAGACAGGCACAGGAAATCATAGAGGAATTACTTAAACCTGTG GATGAGTCGCAAGATTTTATCAAGAGACAGCAGTTGCGGGAGCTGGCAATGCTAAATTCAAACTTCAGAGAGGATAGTCCGGGTCCAAGCGGCAGTGTCTCACCTTTTAATTCAAGTGGAATGAAACGTCCCAAAACCGGGCGCTGA